The nucleotide sequence ACACCGAGGAAACCGTCGCCGTCGACACCCCGAGATGGGTGGCCAGCTCGTAAATCGTAATCGGGGGTTTGCCAGATGAACTCATGTCAGCGCGTAGCGGGTTGGTTTGCCGGAAGCGCAAGCGATCCGTGCTTGAAAGACCCCGTTGTCCTCTGGTTTCGGCTTACACCCAAGGACTTCACTCCGGCCCGCGCGGGGGTATTCAGAATCCGACGACGGGGGCGAACACAACCAAGCCGTTCCAGGCGGACGGGCATCATGGGTGATGCATGTTCCAGCATGGAAGGGGTCGAAAAATCATCATGTAGTTCGGCTGTCACAGGGGCGGAGACTGCTCCTTTTTGATGAGCTAATTCGATTTTGCAATCACACGATTTCCCGATGTCACCGCTACCACCTGTTTTCGGCCCCACATCGAACCGGGTTGGCCCGTGGGTCATCCGCGCTGGAAAAGGCATCGATAATCCCAACCCGCGAAGCTCGCAAAGCACTCGGAAATCGGCAGCGCGATCACGCATGGCTCAAACGGCTGCTAGCCCGGCGGCATCATAACGTTGCCGCAGCGTCGTGACTATCCGGTCAAATCGTGCCCATGAATCGGCCGACACCACCGTTTTCGTCTCTCCCCATTTTAAGCCGCGCCCCTGCATGCCGGCCGCCACGTTCAAAGGAAAGGTCAGCTCATCCAAGTCCTGACCAATTTCGACCAACGCGCGCACCGCATCCACCGTATCGCTCGCCCTTCCCTCCTGGCACGATGTGAAAATCTCGACCATCAGTTCAGGCACAAAATTGACCATCCCACCGATGCAGCCCGCCGCCCCGACCGCCGCAACTTCGGGCAAACGCGTATCCGCGCCGGAAAACACCACGAAGTCATGCCGTCGCCCGAGATCGACCAGCGTCGGCAGGTAGTCGAATTCCCGGCCACTGTGTTTGATCCCCGCCATCGGGGCCCGTTGGGCAAAGGCTTCAATGGTCTCCACCGCAATGCGATTACCGGTTAGCTCGGGGAAATTGTAGAGCAGCGTCGGCAACTGCACTTCGTCCGCCACGGCCAGAAAATAAGCCAGTTGGTCCGCGGCCGACAGCGGGTAAAAATGCGGCGGCATTAGCGTCACTCCGGGCAACCCCAACTCACGCGCAAATTGCCCCAACTCAATCGCATGACGATGATTGAGATCACTGATGTTGGCGAGAACCGGCAACGGCGCGGCCAACTCCGCGATCGCGGCCAACAACGTCTTGCGTTGCGCCACACTGAATCGCGGGAACTCCCCGGTGCTGCCCAGCGCGAGCACACCAACCACGCCGGTGGTGCGCAACCAGTTCAGGTGCGCCGCCAAAGCCATCCGGTCCAATCGCCCCTGCGAGTCCGTCGGTATCCACAATGCCGCCAACACCCCCGCCCGAGGCAGAGCGGTCATGATCCGACCTCCGTGGCACCGGCGGCACTCCGCTCAAGCATCAACACATAGATGCGCTGGCAAAACTCCGCCCGCGTCACCGGCGAACCTTCCCCTCCGCCACCAGCCGCATCCCAGTCTCTCCACACGTCCGCCAATTGCTCCGAGGTCAGGGTCTCCGCCTCTTTCCAATCCGTGGCCGGCGCCGTGTCGTGACCCCATCGCTCCAACCAGCGCAGCGCGGTGGCACCGTCGAGTGGTTCATCCGCCCTCGCCTGGTAGTCCTCGAAGAATCCGCGGCAACCACAGAACTGCAGACCCGCAAAACAGGGATGTTCGCGGTCCAGGTCCTTGAAAAAGGTGAGCACCTGCCCCTGTTCCAGCAACTGGTGTTGCAGGCGATCCATCGCTACCTCACGGACCTCACCATCGACCGCCAATGCCAGGTGTGCGGCGGTGCCGGCGGCCTGTCCCAGCGCCATCCAGGTGGGCTCCAACCGAATGGTGGAAAACGCCACGTGCGTCGTCGAGGCCGCCACCGGCACCAACAGCCCGTCGACTTTCTGCGGCACGATGATGCCGTAGGGGATTTGGTAGGGATGCGTGAGCTTGTCCAACATCAGCACATAGCCTTCCAGCGCCACGTTCTGCCCCGGCTCGCGTTTGCGCACGGGGAACGAGTCGATGGGAAATTCCCCGGCGGCGATGCTGTCGGCGTGCACTCGCGTGCGACCCAGGACCGACTCCACGAAGACGTCGTTTTCACTCAGCGTATACTCACCACGGATACGCCGGGCCTCCCGCACGTAGAGTTGCCGCGGAAAGCCCGCGCTGCTCGTGAACTCATCGCGCGCGAGGTTGAACCGGCGCGCCAGCCGCCGTTGATCCTCCGGGACCTCCTCGTCGTTCTGCAGGAAATACAGCAACCCGAGCGTCAGGTTGCGCACCCGCGTCATGATCCGCTCCCGCTCCGGCCAATCCGCTTCCGGGTAGTTGTAATTCACCTCACAAAAAGGAAATCCCAGCGGGCGCGGATTGATGTTCACGTCATATTTTTCATTGGGCAACTCCGCCAGCGACAACGCCCGCACCACCGTGTTGAAGGTGGGTGCAAAGTAGCCCATGCCCTCGCGCATCTCCCGCGGCGGGCCCATGCGGCCCTGCCGCCAATCATCCAAGTAACCCACATAGTCCTCCCGATCATAATCCGGCGGGGCCGTGACGGTAAGACTGTTGGCGGGATTGGTCGTCACGCAAAGCCGGTAGGTGTAGGCCTGCAGGCGGCGGTCACCCTCCCCGGTCGTGCCGGGCATGAACGCGCCTGTTTCGTAGTCGATGTAGACGACGCCCGCATGCAGTTCATTGAATTCGCGACGCGCCTCCCGTCCCAGCCGGTAGGGCACCCCGGCCTTTGCCGCCAGATCCCCTTCGTAGGTCGCATCGACGAAGACCTCGCCCGCGAGCCGACGTCGGACCCCACTCGTGCGATCCTGCACAACCGCCGCGCGCACCTTGGCGTCGACCACGGACACCGTATCCAGTTCGTGATGACGAAGAATCCGCAGGTTGGATTCCGCCGCCAGCATGGCATCCAGAACTTTTTCCGCCACGGAGGGTTCATAGTAGTAGCCGTTCTGGCACAGCGCCACGTTGGGATGGTCCGGACCGTAGGTCTGCACATAATGCGCCAGGACGTTGTCCACGAATTCGCGGAACACGCCGTTGATCGCCTCCCGCGTCTCGATGTCGGACTTGCCCAGTCCGTTCGTCATCATGGCGCCCACCATGGGATGATATTCGGTCAGGATCACCGTGCGACCCAGTCGCGCCGCGGTGATCGCCGCCGCAATTCCTCCCGGCGTGCCGCCGATCACGACGACTTCGGCCGTCAAATTTGTTTCGCTATCGCTCATAAATCATCTCCATTCCCGTCGCGTTTTCTCGTTCCCATGGTCCATACGGTCAGTCCGGTCAGATCCCGCGTAGGGGCGTTCCGAATCCGGCTGACGGCGTAGGCCAGCACGATGAAGAGTCCGTTGACCAGCGCCCCGCTCCAGTAACTGTGCACCGGCAGGGTCAGGTTGGCGGGCAGCACTCCGGCCAGCCCGAGTCCGAGGTAAATATTGAAGCCGATCGCCAACGCCATAGCGATGAGGGCCGACGTGCCGTCCACGCGTCGACTGAAGAAGCCGAGCAGAAACAGTCCCATCAGACAGCCCCCAAACACACTGGTGACGATCAGGCTCACATCATTCATGCTCTCCTTCTCGATGTGGCTGAACCCAATCGCCCCGAGCACGGTCAACAAGGTGACCGTGCCTGCGATCCACCGCGCCATGCGCAGATAGTAACGGTCGCTGCGCCCCTTGGCCAAAAAGGGTTTCATCAGGTCAACCGTCACCACGGTGGAGATCGAATTGATGCCCGAATCCAGACTGCTCATCGTCGCGGCCAGCACCGCCGCCACCACCAACCCGGCCAGCCCCGCCGGAATGCGCGTCAGCACAAAATACGGCAGCACTTCGTCCGCGGCCAAGGTCGCCACGGCCGGATCGGGAAACTCCAGGTAATAGACAAACAACGTGGTGCCCACGAAGAAGAACAGCGTCCACAACGGCAGGGCGATGAGTGAGAACAGGGCCGTCGCCTTCCGCGCCGAACTCAAC is from Synoicihabitans lomoniglobus and encodes:
- a CDS encoding dihydrodipicolinate synthase family protein, which produces MTALPRAGVLAALWIPTDSQGRLDRMALAAHLNWLRTTGVVGVLALGSTGEFPRFSVAQRKTLLAAIAELAAPLPVLANISDLNHRHAIELGQFARELGLPGVTLMPPHFYPLSAADQLAYFLAVADEVQLPTLLYNFPELTGNRIAVETIEAFAQRAPMAGIKHSGREFDYLPTLVDLGRRHDFVVFSGADTRLPEVAAVGAAGCIGGMVNFVPELMVEIFTSCQEGRASDTVDAVRALVEIGQDLDELTFPLNVAAGMQGRGLKWGETKTVVSADSWARFDRIVTTLRQRYDAAGLAAV
- a CDS encoding FAD-dependent oxidoreductase → MSDSETNLTAEVVVIGGTPGGIAAAITAARLGRTVILTEYHPMVGAMMTNGLGKSDIETREAINGVFREFVDNVLAHYVQTYGPDHPNVALCQNGYYYEPSVAEKVLDAMLAAESNLRILRHHELDTVSVVDAKVRAAVVQDRTSGVRRRLAGEVFVDATYEGDLAAKAGVPYRLGREARREFNELHAGVVYIDYETGAFMPGTTGEGDRRLQAYTYRLCVTTNPANSLTVTAPPDYDREDYVGYLDDWRQGRMGPPREMREGMGYFAPTFNTVVRALSLAELPNEKYDVNINPRPLGFPFCEVNYNYPEADWPERERIMTRVRNLTLGLLYFLQNDEEVPEDQRRLARRFNLARDEFTSSAGFPRQLYVREARRIRGEYTLSENDVFVESVLGRTRVHADSIAAGEFPIDSFPVRKREPGQNVALEGYVLMLDKLTHPYQIPYGIIVPQKVDGLLVPVAASTTHVAFSTIRLEPTWMALGQAAGTAAHLALAVDGEVREVAMDRLQHQLLEQGQVLTFFKDLDREHPCFAGLQFCGCRGFFEDYQARADEPLDGATALRWLERWGHDTAPATDWKEAETLTSEQLADVWRDWDAAGGGGEGSPVTRAEFCQRIYVLMLERSAAGATEVGS